GTTTTTGTTACAGAGCAAAAGTTCTGAACTTTGGCGTAATACTCAGTTTTATCTTTATGTTTATCAGTGCTTTTTTCCCAAGAACTATTCCTTTTATAAAACCTGAGTTAAGAAGCCTGTGGATTGACATTCATGCTCTAATGGCTGTTTTTGGTATAGCCCTGTTTAGCATTGCTTTTGTTTTTAGCGTTCTTTATCTTATTCAGGAAAGGGCAATTAAATTTAAAAAATTCGGCGGTATTGAAAGAATCTTGCCAAATCTTGAAATTCTTGACAGAATAAACTACCGTCTCATATTCTGGGGTTTTCCCATTTATACCGTTGCTCTTGTTGTGGGATTTGTTAAATACTTGAGTCTGCTTGGATTTTTACTTGATCCTAAGGAGATATGGAGTTTTCTTACATGGATTGTCTATTTAGCAATTTTTTATCTCAGGGTAAAAGGTGACTGGAGAAAGAAAAAAGCAGCCTATCTTACAATTATAGGGTTTCTTCTCATTATATTCGGATTTTTTGGTATAAATCTTTTAACAGAGAGTTTTCATAAACCGCTATGAACCTTATAGTTTTAGGACTAAATCATAAAACAGCGCCAGTTGAGATTAGAGAGAAACTTGCATTTGATACCCAGGAAAGTATCAGAGAAGGTTTGAAAAAATTAACCCAAACTGAAGGGATTAAGGAAGCTGTGATTGTGTCAACATGTAATAGAGTTGAAGTTTATGTTTGCACAAACGGAGAAAATGAAAAAATTATAAAAAGTTTAAAACAATTTCTTTCAGAATTCCACAATATACCAATAAAAGATTTTGAAAACCATCTTTATATTTTCAATAATAAAGATGCGGTAATCCATCTTTTTAAGGTTGCATCAAGCCTTGACTCAATGATTATAGGAGAACCTCAGATTACAGGACAGGTTAAAGATTCCTTTGAAATAGCCCTTTCTGAGAGAGCAACCTCACTTATACTTAATCATCTCATGAACAGAGCTCTCTTTACAGCTAAAAGAGTGAGAAATGAAACCCGCATTGGTGAAAACCCTGTATCTGTTAGTTATGCAGCAGTAGGACTTATTAAAAAGGTTTTTGACGATCTTTCAAAGAAATCAATTCTTCTTGTTGGTGCAGGTGAGATGGCAGAGCTTGCAATGCGTCATCTCATAGGAAGTGGAATAAAGAATGTCTATGTTACAAACAGAACATATGAGCGTGCAAAAGAGCTTGCAAAAGAGTTTAATGGCATAGCAGTCTCCTTTGAAAATCTCAAAGAACAGATTGCAAAATCTGATATTGTCATATGTTCAACAGGTGCTCCCAACTATGTAATAACAGAGCAGATGGTTAAAGAGGTTATGCCTTTAAGGAAACATAAACCTTTATTCTTGATTGACATATCAGTGCCAAGAAATATTGATCCACTGTGTAATGAGCTTGACAATGTCTATCTCTATAACATAGATGACCTTCAGGATGTGGTGGACTCTAACATTCTTGAAAGAAAAAAGGAGGCTGAGAAGGCTTTAAATATCATAGAGGAAGAAACGGAAAAATTCTTTCAGTGGCTTAATTCACTTCAAAGTGTGCCTGTTATTGTTTCAATTAGAAATAAGGCTGAACAGGTAAGGCAGGAAGAGCTTGAAAAATTCAAATCCCGTTTCAAAGAACTTCCACCAGAGGTTATAGCTTCTGTAGATTATCTCACTCAAAGCATCATAAATAAGATAATGCATTCTCCAACAATAGCTTTGAAGAATAACTGTGACAACAAAGAAATCCTTATTTTTGCAGCAAGGAGGTTGTTTGGAATTGACAGTGAAGAGGAATAAGATAGTTATCGGAACAAGAGGAAGCAAACTTGCACTATGGCAGGCAAACTGGGTCAAACAAAAGCTTGAAACTCTTTATCCAGAGTTAAAGATTGAGATAGAAAAAATTAAAACAACAGGAGACAAAATTATTGATGCACCACTGGCAAAGATTGGTGGTAAGGGTTTGTTTGTAAAGGAGATTGAAGAGGCATTGCTTTCAGAAAGAGTTGACCTTGCAGTTCACAGCATGAAAGATGTTCCCACTGAGATTCCTGCGGGATTACACATTTCAGCAATATGTGAAAGAGAAGACCCAAGAGATGCCTTTATAAGCATTGATGGAAAGTCTTTAAAAGAGCTTCCCCATGGAGCTTCTGTTGGAACAAGTAGCTTAAGAAGAATGATTCAGCTTAAAGCATTAAGAGATGATCTGGAGATTAAACCTCTTAGAGGAAATGTTGATACCCGACTAAGAAAGCTTAAAGAAGGGCAGTTTCATGCAATTGTCCTTGCAATGGCTGGTTTAAAAAGGATGGGTTTTGAAAACATGGTTACAGAACTCATGCCCGAGGATTTAATGATTCCGGCAATAGGTCAGGGAGCAATCGGTATTGAAACAAGAGTTGATGATGACTTTATAAACGAAATAATAAAACCATTGAACCATGAGGAAACAGCCATCTGTGTTTTATCAGAAAGGGCTTTTTTATCGGTAATGGGCGGAGGATGTCAGGTTCCTCTTGCCTGTCATGCAAAGATTATAAAAAGTGACGGAGCAAGTTTTATAAAAATATTAGCCATGATAGGAGACCCTGAAGGTAAAATTCCTGCAATACGAGGTTTCCGTGAAGGAAGCATATCTCAGGCTCAAATGCTTGGTGCAGAACTTGCAGAAGAGCTACTTGAAAGAGGTGGGAATAAAATAGTTGAAAAGGTCTATTCAGAGACTAAATAAAAATTTATGTATTTTTCAGATACTCAAGACATAATTTGAAACTTAGAATTAACTTGAAATCGGTGTTACTGTTATAATGAATTATGAAATTTAAATACTCTGTTGAACTCTGGGAAAAACTTTTACAGGAAAAGTATCTGGAAAGAGAAAAAACAAGACTTAGAGTTCTTGAGTCAACAATTAAAATACTTAAGGAATACTTTAAGGACAAAAAGCTTGGTTCTCTATATCTGACAGGTTCTATACTTAAAGAAGGTTTTTTTTACGAATTTTCTGACATAGATATTGCAGTGGAGGAGTTTAAAGAAGACTATTTCAGAACAGTTTGTGAACTCGATGAAATTCTTCCGTATAAAGTTGATTTAATTGAAGTTGAAAAGTGTCCTTTCAGAGAGAAACTGTTACAGGATAGTATAAAAATACTATGAAAAAAGAGAAAGTTGCGCTTCTTTTAGGCTATTTTGAAGAACAAAAAAGAATAATAGACAATCTTTATAAAGAGTTACAGGAAGCTCAGTTTGATAACAAAAAGGATACTGTATATGCAGGTTTTCTAATGCACAATCTCTATTCTGCGCTTGAAGAACTAATGGAGGAAGTTGCAAAAACATTTGAAAATACAGTAGAGGACATAGCTAAATATCACAGAGAACTTTTAAAAAGGATGTTAATCAATGTTTACAGAATAAGACCAGCCCTTTGGAGTGAGGAAACTTTCAAATTGCTTGATGAAATGCGAGGGTTCAGACATATATTCAGGCATTCATATGGGTACGACCTGGATAAGGAAAAAGTAACTATATTGAGAAACAAGATTTTATCAAACTGGAATAAAGTTGAAGAAGATTTAGAGAGATTTCAAAACTTTTTGAAGAGTCTTTTGTAGTTTTACAAAAACTTTCAGGGAGAAAAAAATGAATAAAGGTAAGGTATTTCTTGTAGGTGCAGGACCGGGAGATGCAGGATTGATTACTCTGAAGGGAATAAGAGCAATAAAGGAGGCAGACTGCATTGTTTATGATTTTCATGTAAATCCAAGACTTTTAACCTATGCAAGGAAAGATGCTGAATTCATCTATGCCGGTAAAAGAGGCGGACATCATGAGATGACTCAGGATGAGATAAACAGGGTTCTTGTTGAAAAGGCAAAGGAAGGTAAAACTGTATGCAGACTCAAAGGTGGTGATCCCTTTGTTTTCGGAAGAGGTGGTGAAGAGGTAGAGGTTCTCGTAGAAGAAGGGATTGATTTTGAGATAGTTCCAGGAATAAGCTCTGTTATAGCAGTGCCTGCCTATGCAGGAATCCCAGTTACCCATCGCAAAGTGGCATCAGCCTTTACAGTCATCACAGGTAATGAAGATCTCTCAAAGCAGGAAAGGATTTTCACGCACATAAGAGCATCAAATCAGGCTGAAACCATGATTTTTCTTATGTGTGTGAGAAATCTTGATATAATCACGAACAAACTCATTGATGAAGGATTGTCTCCACAGACACCATCAGCCATTATTCGCTGGGGAACAAGACCTGAGCAAAAAGTAATTACAGGAACAATCAAAGAGATTGCTTCACTTGCAAGGGAGCATAAAATTTCACCACCTGCAATTCTTGTTATCGGTGATGTTGTAAAATTAAGGGAAAAGTTAAACTGGTATGAAAAAAAGCCTCTTCACGGTCAGAGAATTCTCATCACAAGGCAGTTGACTGATGAGTATTTAAAGCTTGAAGACTTCGGAGCAGAACTTTTTGTTTTTCCAACAATTGATTTTTTACCTCCCCAGGATTTTACAGAACTTGACAGGGCAATAAATGAAATAGAGCTTTATAACTTTATAGTTTTTCCATCTCCAAGGGCAGTTAAGTTTTTCTTTGAGAGATTTTTGACTCTTGGCAGGGATATGAGGGATTTAAAGGGAGTTTCAGTCTGCGCAATCGGCAGGGAAACTGCAAGGAGTTTAAGAGATTTCGGTATAAATGCTGACATAGTTCCTGAGGAGTTTAACTCTGAAAGTCTTACAAAGATGTTCAAAGAGGAGATTCTTCGCTTTGCTCATGCTGACAAGATAAGAATTCTTTATCCCCGCTCTGATATTGCAATTAAAGGCTTTGTTGATGAAATGCAAGCATCTGGTATTGAAATTGACGCACCTGTTACGTACAGAACAGTAAAGCCCACAGAGCATGGCAAAAGACTTGCAAGATTTTTAAGAGAAGGCAAAATAACAATTGCAACCTTTACATCTCCTTCAAGCTTTCTGAACCTGATTGATATTCTCAAAGATGAAGTTAAGGAGTTGCTTAAGGAGGTTACAATTGCTGCAATTGGGAAAACCACAGCAAAGGCAATTGAGGATGCCGGGTACAAAGTTAGCATAATACCTGAAAAATCAACAATAAAAGATATGGTGGAGGCAATTATTAAATGGGTAAAGCAGAAGCAGTCATAGTTGGTGGAGGTATTTCAGGATTAAGCCTTGCATACTTTCTGCTTAAAAAAAAGCCTGAGTTTGACATAAAAATCATTGAAGCAGAAAAAAGAGCAGGTGGAAAAATAGTTACTGAAAATGTATCTGGTTTCTTATGCGAAGGTGGTGTAAATGGATTCCTGAGTAATAAGCCTTCAACAATTGCACTTGCAGGTGAGCTAAACATTGAACCAATAAAAGGAAGTGAGGATTCAAAAATCAGGTATATTTTGATAAATGGCAAACTTACAAAAGTTCCTGACAGTCCTGTTAAGTTTTTCCTGTCTTCACTTATTTCTCTTTCAGGAAAATTAAGAATGATAGGAGAGTATTTTATTCCAGCTATGAAAGAAGAGGTTGACGAAACAGTTGAAAGCTTTGTATCCCGAAGAGTTGGAAGGGAGTTTTATGAGAAACTCATTGATGCCATGTCAACGGGAATATATGCAGGGGACCCTTCAAAGATGAGTATGAAAAGCTGCTTTCCAAAGGTTTACTTTCTTGAAAAGAAATATGGTGGATTGATTAAAGGCTTGCTTGCATTAAAAAAGGAGAAAAAAGATGTAAAGGCACAGCCAGAGACTGTTTTAATGTCCTTCAAAGGCGGGATGTCAGAGTTGATAAAGGTGCTTGAAAATGCTCTTTCATCAAGAGTTGTAAAGGGTAAAAAGGTTGTAAGCATAGTTAAAAATAACGGCTTTTACACAGTTTATTTTGAAGACGGTGACAGTATTGAAGCTGAAAAGGTTATCCTCGCATGTCCTGCCCATGAAGCATCAGAGATATTAAAAGAACTTGATAGAGAAGTTTCAGACATACTTAAAACAATTCCGTATCCACCTTTAAGTGTTGTTGCCTTTGGTTTTAAAAAGGAACAGATAGGTTTTGGCACATCCCTTTACGGATTTTTAATTCCTCACAGAGAAAAAAGAAAGATTCTCGGTACACTTTTTGATTCAAGCATTTTCCCCAATAGAGCACCTGAAGGTTATGTTCTACTGAGAACCATGATAGGAGGCAGAAGAGCTCCGGAACTTGCAATGCTTCCCGATGAAAAGCTTATTGATACAGCCATTTCAGAGTTAAGGGATATTTTACATATAAAGGGAGCACCCGAATTTATAAAGATATTCCGATGGGAAAAGGCAATCCCCCAGTATGAACTGGGACATGAAGAAAAACTCCGGAAGATTGAGCAGAGAATTTCAAAATTTTCCGGGCTTTATCTTACAGGCAATGCTTACAGAGGTGTGAGTGTAAATGACTGCATTGAAAACTCCATGAAGCTTGCCGAGAGAATATTGTTATAATTAACTATGCAAAACATTATAGAGGAGTTGAAAAAAGCTTTAAAAGACGAGAAAATTCCTAATTTAGCAGCAGCTTATCTTTTCGGTTCTGCTACTACAGGCAAATTAAGACAAGACAGCGACATAGACATTGCTATACTTCCTGTTCCGGGTATAAGTAAGGATGAAGTTTTAATCTTAATTTCTCATGTAGAAGATATAATAGCTAAGAAACTATCCAAATCGGGCATTAAAAAAGATATCAGTATTATCAACATGGTTGATAGATTTACTTCAATCTTGCTTCTTTTTTCAGTTGTATCCCAAGGTATTTTAATCTATGATTCAGAAAGATTCAGACCATACAGGATAGAATTTCAAAATATGATACTCAGAGAATATTATGATTTTGTTCCATACTACTTGAGTGAGATGAGGAAAAGATATAAGCATGCATAGAAAAATTGAATACTTTTCAAAGATTGAAACAATAGAGAGTTCTCTCCGAAAACTATCAGAAATAATCAAAAAAGCTTCTACCTATGACGAGTATGTCAAATTATGGATCATTAATGACGCTGCAGAGAGAAATTTATATCGTGCCATTGAAGCTCTTATAGACATAGGTAAAATTCTTGTATCAGATAAAAAACTCAAAATTCCTGAGAGTAATAGAGAAGTATTTTTGGTGCTTGCTGAGAATAACCTGTTTCCAACAGAGTATCTTGAATTGATTTATAAAATGATAGGTGTGAGAAATATAATTGTTCACAGTTATGATAAAGTGGATGACTCTTTAGTATATGTGATATTAAAGAAAAATTTGAAAGACATTAGAAAAATTCTGAAACT
The nucleotide sequence above comes from Thermodesulfovibrio aggregans. Encoded proteins:
- a CDS encoding cytochrome C assembly family protein produces the protein MGTIFFELALTLYFAGFLLSLAGIVRKKDDLDKAVFLLALAGFILHTIYLVIRYIKSGQAPVFSMHEATSFFAWSILFISLCMSFCYRAKVLNFGVILSFIFMFISAFFPRTIPFIKPELRSLWIDIHALMAVFGIALFSIAFVFSVLYLIQERAIKFKKFGGIERILPNLEILDRINYRLIFWGFPIYTVALVVGFVKYLSLLGFLLDPKEIWSFLTWIVYLAIFYLRVKGDWRKKKAAYLTIIGFLLIIFGFFGINLLTESFHKPL
- the hemA gene encoding glutamyl-tRNA reductase; this translates as MNLIVLGLNHKTAPVEIREKLAFDTQESIREGLKKLTQTEGIKEAVIVSTCNRVEVYVCTNGENEKIIKSLKQFLSEFHNIPIKDFENHLYIFNNKDAVIHLFKVASSLDSMIIGEPQITGQVKDSFEIALSERATSLILNHLMNRALFTAKRVRNETRIGENPVSVSYAAVGLIKKVFDDLSKKSILLVGAGEMAELAMRHLIGSGIKNVYVTNRTYERAKELAKEFNGIAVSFENLKEQIAKSDIVICSTGAPNYVITEQMVKEVMPLRKHKPLFLIDISVPRNIDPLCNELDNVYLYNIDDLQDVVDSNILERKKEAEKALNIIEEETEKFFQWLNSLQSVPVIVSIRNKAEQVRQEELEKFKSRFKELPPEVIASVDYLTQSIINKIMHSPTIALKNNCDNKEILIFAARRLFGIDSEEE
- the hemC gene encoding hydroxymethylbilane synthase gives rise to the protein MKRNKIVIGTRGSKLALWQANWVKQKLETLYPELKIEIEKIKTTGDKIIDAPLAKIGGKGLFVKEIEEALLSERVDLAVHSMKDVPTEIPAGLHISAICEREDPRDAFISIDGKSLKELPHGASVGTSSLRRMIQLKALRDDLEIKPLRGNVDTRLRKLKEGQFHAIVLAMAGLKRMGFENMVTELMPEDLMIPAIGQGAIGIETRVDDDFINEIIKPLNHEETAICVLSERAFLSVMGGGCQVPLACHAKIIKSDGASFIKILAMIGDPEGKIPAIRGFREGSISQAQMLGAELAEELLERGGNKIVEKVYSETK
- a CDS encoding nucleotidyltransferase family protein is translated as MKFKYSVELWEKLLQEKYLEREKTRLRVLESTIKILKEYFKDKKLGSLYLTGSILKEGFFYEFSDIDIAVEEFKEDYFRTVCELDEILPYKVDLIEVEKCPFREKLLQDSIKIL
- the cobA gene encoding uroporphyrinogen-III C-methyltransferase gives rise to the protein MNKGKVFLVGAGPGDAGLITLKGIRAIKEADCIVYDFHVNPRLLTYARKDAEFIYAGKRGGHHEMTQDEINRVLVEKAKEGKTVCRLKGGDPFVFGRGGEEVEVLVEEGIDFEIVPGISSVIAVPAYAGIPVTHRKVASAFTVITGNEDLSKQERIFTHIRASNQAETMIFLMCVRNLDIITNKLIDEGLSPQTPSAIIRWGTRPEQKVITGTIKEIASLAREHKISPPAILVIGDVVKLREKLNWYEKKPLHGQRILITRQLTDEYLKLEDFGAELFVFPTIDFLPPQDFTELDRAINEIELYNFIVFPSPRAVKFFFERFLTLGRDMRDLKGVSVCAIGRETARSLRDFGINADIVPEEFNSESLTKMFKEEILRFAHADKIRILYPRSDIAIKGFVDEMQASGIEIDAPVTYRTVKPTEHGKRLARFLREGKITIATFTSPSSFLNLIDILKDEVKELLKEVTIAAIGKTTAKAIEDAGYKVSIIPEKSTIKDMVEAIIKWVKQKQS
- the hemG gene encoding protoporphyrinogen oxidase, producing MGKAEAVIVGGGISGLSLAYFLLKKKPEFDIKIIEAEKRAGGKIVTENVSGFLCEGGVNGFLSNKPSTIALAGELNIEPIKGSEDSKIRYILINGKLTKVPDSPVKFFLSSLISLSGKLRMIGEYFIPAMKEEVDETVESFVSRRVGREFYEKLIDAMSTGIYAGDPSKMSMKSCFPKVYFLEKKYGGLIKGLLALKKEKKDVKAQPETVLMSFKGGMSELIKVLENALSSRVVKGKKVVSIVKNNGFYTVYFEDGDSIEAEKVILACPAHEASEILKELDREVSDILKTIPYPPLSVVAFGFKKEQIGFGTSLYGFLIPHREKRKILGTLFDSSIFPNRAPEGYVLLRTMIGGRRAPELAMLPDEKLIDTAISELRDILHIKGAPEFIKIFRWEKAIPQYELGHEEKLRKIEQRISKFSGLYLTGNAYRGVSVNDCIENSMKLAERILL
- the mntA gene encoding type VII toxin-antitoxin system MntA family adenylyltransferase antitoxin; the encoded protein is MQNIIEELKKALKDEKIPNLAAAYLFGSATTGKLRQDSDIDIAILPVPGISKDEVLILISHVEDIIAKKLSKSGIKKDISIINMVDRFTSILLLFSVVSQGILIYDSERFRPYRIEFQNMILREYYDFVPYYLSEMRKRYKHA
- the hepT gene encoding type VII toxin-antitoxin system HepT family RNase toxin; protein product: MHRKIEYFSKIETIESSLRKLSEIIKKASTYDEYVKLWIINDAAERNLYRAIEALIDIGKILVSDKKLKIPESNREVFLVLAENNLFPTEYLELIYKMIGVRNIIVHSYDKVDDSLVYVILKKNLKDIRKILKLLQEKI